The Vulpes lagopus strain Blue_001 chromosome 6, ASM1834538v1, whole genome shotgun sequence genome has a segment encoding these proteins:
- the ANXA5 gene encoding annexin A5 isoform X2 → MAQVLKGTVTPFPGFDERADAEVLRKAMKGLGTDEESILTLLTSRSNAQRQEIAAAFKTLFGRDLLDDLKSELTGKFEKLIVALMKPSRLYDAYELKHALKGAGTNEKVLTEIIASRTPEELRAIKQVYEEEYGSSLEDDVVGDTSGYYQRMLVVLLQANRDPDAGIDEAQVEQDAQALFQAGELKWGTDEEKFITIFGTRSVSHLRRVFDKYMTISGFQIEETIDRETSGNLEQLLLAVVKSIRSIPAYLAETLYYAMKGTGTDDHTLIRVVVSRSEIDLFNIRKEFRKNFATSLYSMIKDDTSGDYKKALLLLCGGEDD, encoded by the exons ATGGCACAG GTTCTTAAAGGCACCGTGACTCCCTTCCCTGGATTTGATGAGCGGGCTGATGCAGAAGTTCTTCGGAAGGCCATGAAAGGCCTGG GCACTGATGAGGAGAGCATCTTGACTCTGTTGACATCCCGCAGTAATGCTCAGCGCCAGGAAATCGCCGCGGCTTTTAAAACTCTATTTGGCAGG GACCTTCTGGATGACCTGAAATCAGAACTGactggaaaatttgaaaaattaattgtGGCTCTGATGAAACCCTCTAGGCTTTATGATGCCTATGAACTGAAGCATGCTCTTAAG GGAGCTGGGACAAATGAAAAAGTGCTGACAGAAATAATTGCCTCAAGGACACCTGAAGAATTGAGAGCCATAAAACAAGTTTACGAAGAAG AATATGGCTCAAGCCTGGAAGATGATGTGGTGGGGGATACCTCAGGCTACTACCAGAGGATGTTGGTGGTTCTCCTTCAG GCTAATAGAGACCCTGATGCTGGAATTGATGAAGCACAAGTTGAACAAGATGCTCAG GCTTTGTTTCAGGCTGGAGAACTGAAATGGGGGACAGATGAAGAAAAGTTTATCACCATCTTTGGAACACGAAGTGTGTCTCATTTGAGAAGGg tgTTTGATAAATACATGACTATATCAGGATTTCAAATTGAGGAAACCATTGACCGGGAGACTTCTGGTAATTTGGAGCAACTACTCCTTGCTGTTG tgaAATCTATTCGAAGTATACCTGCCTACCTTGCAGAAACCCTCTACTATGCTATGAAG ggAACAGGGACAGATGATCATACCCTCATCAGAGTCGTGGTGTCCAGGAGTGAGATTGATTTGTTTAACATTAGGAAGGAGTTCAGGAAGAATTTTGCCACCTCTCTTTATTCCATGATTAAG GATGATACATCTGGGGACTATAAGAAAGCCCTCTTGCTGCTCTGTGGAGGAGAAGATGACTGA
- the ANXA5 gene encoding annexin A5 isoform X1 gives MLFYPSAARERNGLVVLKGTVTPFPGFDERADAEVLRKAMKGLGTDEESILTLLTSRSNAQRQEIAAAFKTLFGRDLLDDLKSELTGKFEKLIVALMKPSRLYDAYELKHALKGAGTNEKVLTEIIASRTPEELRAIKQVYEEEYGSSLEDDVVGDTSGYYQRMLVVLLQANRDPDAGIDEAQVEQDAQALFQAGELKWGTDEEKFITIFGTRSVSHLRRVFDKYMTISGFQIEETIDRETSGNLEQLLLAVVKSIRSIPAYLAETLYYAMKGTGTDDHTLIRVVVSRSEIDLFNIRKEFRKNFATSLYSMIKDDTSGDYKKALLLLCGGEDD, from the exons GTTCTTAAAGGCACCGTGACTCCCTTCCCTGGATTTGATGAGCGGGCTGATGCAGAAGTTCTTCGGAAGGCCATGAAAGGCCTGG GCACTGATGAGGAGAGCATCTTGACTCTGTTGACATCCCGCAGTAATGCTCAGCGCCAGGAAATCGCCGCGGCTTTTAAAACTCTATTTGGCAGG GACCTTCTGGATGACCTGAAATCAGAACTGactggaaaatttgaaaaattaattgtGGCTCTGATGAAACCCTCTAGGCTTTATGATGCCTATGAACTGAAGCATGCTCTTAAG GGAGCTGGGACAAATGAAAAAGTGCTGACAGAAATAATTGCCTCAAGGACACCTGAAGAATTGAGAGCCATAAAACAAGTTTACGAAGAAG AATATGGCTCAAGCCTGGAAGATGATGTGGTGGGGGATACCTCAGGCTACTACCAGAGGATGTTGGTGGTTCTCCTTCAG GCTAATAGAGACCCTGATGCTGGAATTGATGAAGCACAAGTTGAACAAGATGCTCAG GCTTTGTTTCAGGCTGGAGAACTGAAATGGGGGACAGATGAAGAAAAGTTTATCACCATCTTTGGAACACGAAGTGTGTCTCATTTGAGAAGGg tgTTTGATAAATACATGACTATATCAGGATTTCAAATTGAGGAAACCATTGACCGGGAGACTTCTGGTAATTTGGAGCAACTACTCCTTGCTGTTG tgaAATCTATTCGAAGTATACCTGCCTACCTTGCAGAAACCCTCTACTATGCTATGAAG ggAACAGGGACAGATGATCATACCCTCATCAGAGTCGTGGTGTCCAGGAGTGAGATTGATTTGTTTAACATTAGGAAGGAGTTCAGGAAGAATTTTGCCACCTCTCTTTATTCCATGATTAAG GATGATACATCTGGGGACTATAAGAAAGCCCTCTTGCTGCTCTGTGGAGGAGAAGATGACTGA